Proteins encoded in a region of the Streptomyces rubradiris genome:
- a CDS encoding DUF2637 domain-containing protein produces MTLTDPRTETNKPPSSRPEGRKAARAAAREAGARARRAEAEAGTAEKLGKLDIAERSLSFEQKRDRAERQKREARRAEKARRRKEAAQRWKTRGRALVQVLPVVVAVSAVAALIVASVWIAWPAQAEAMRADLGERSWVVPGVVEGLTWCSASLTILAVRRGAPAGRYRVMTAASALIAASLNLFHSPSMSAGQVNALASLAGVLAFELLVGLLQHTQSGRTAAEVREQIARWMAHPLVSMTAWRIRAPYRKTVTIQSAWEQAWQSHHGGEPGTTAARVRRQRRAEARMDRARSWTGRRRVAEVKRSAVAAAAEAELAESCARTAEARATEARAKAVEFRNRAIKEREKADARLSSQMYRGLPFIGGQWVPVTVPAARSEQAGKRAEGPEIQFPQGKSAPAAASGNRPEQGARNTSAGPAEAGKPADGNGPAQRAERDLTPYLEVAFPVARELAYAAAKDKRRRTGNGFFSPYELARRVNLRRQDGPVLVSLLEATPGFAEAMAAAIEKATREERAGEAAVTEEVSA; encoded by the coding sequence ATGACCCTCACCGATCCCCGCACCGAGACGAACAAGCCGCCGAGCTCCCGCCCCGAGGGCCGCAAGGCCGCCAGGGCGGCCGCCCGGGAGGCCGGAGCCCGCGCCCGCCGGGCCGAGGCAGAGGCCGGCACCGCCGAGAAACTGGGCAAGCTCGACATCGCCGAGCGCAGCCTGAGCTTCGAGCAGAAGCGCGACCGGGCCGAGCGGCAAAAGCGCGAGGCCCGCCGCGCGGAGAAGGCGCGGCGCCGCAAGGAGGCCGCCCAGAGGTGGAAGACGCGCGGCAGGGCCCTGGTGCAGGTGCTCCCCGTGGTCGTGGCCGTCTCGGCCGTGGCGGCCCTGATCGTGGCGTCCGTGTGGATCGCCTGGCCGGCCCAGGCCGAGGCGATGCGCGCGGACCTGGGCGAGCGTTCGTGGGTGGTGCCCGGAGTCGTCGAGGGCCTGACCTGGTGCTCCGCGTCCCTGACCATCCTGGCCGTGCGCCGAGGTGCTCCGGCGGGCCGCTACCGGGTGATGACCGCTGCCAGCGCCCTGATCGCGGCCAGCCTGAACCTCTTCCACTCACCCAGCATGTCGGCCGGGCAGGTCAACGCCCTCGCCTCGCTCGCCGGTGTCCTCGCCTTCGAGCTGCTGGTCGGTCTGCTCCAGCACACCCAGAGCGGCCGGACGGCGGCCGAGGTGCGCGAGCAGATCGCCCGGTGGATGGCCCACCCGCTGGTCTCGATGACCGCCTGGCGCATCCGGGCGCCGTACCGCAAGACCGTCACGATCCAGTCGGCATGGGAGCAGGCGTGGCAGTCGCATCACGGCGGCGAGCCGGGCACGACCGCCGCGCGGGTGCGCCGCCAGCGGCGGGCCGAGGCCCGCATGGACCGCGCGCGGAGCTGGACCGGCCGCCGCCGGGTGGCCGAGGTGAAGCGTTCCGCCGTGGCCGCGGCCGCCGAGGCGGAACTGGCGGAGAGCTGCGCGCGCACCGCCGAGGCCCGTGCGACCGAGGCCCGCGCCAAGGCCGTGGAGTTCCGCAACCGGGCCATCAAGGAGCGGGAGAAGGCGGACGCGCGGCTCAGTTCCCAGATGTACCGGGGCCTGCCGTTCATCGGCGGGCAATGGGTGCCGGTCACCGTTCCGGCCGCCCGTTCCGAGCAGGCCGGGAAGCGGGCCGAGGGCCCAGAAATTCAGTTCCCGCAAGGGAAGTCGGCCCCTGCGGCCGCGTCCGGGAACCGCCCGGAACAGGGCGCGCGGAACACCTCCGCCGGCCCTGCCGAGGCTGGGAAACCGGCCGACGGGAACGGTCCGGCACAGCGGGCGGAACGCGACCTGACCCCGTACCTGGAGGTCGCGTTCCCCGTCGCCCGGGAACTGGCGTACGCCGCTGCGAAGGACAAGCGCCGGCGTACCGGGAACGGCTTCTTCTCCCCGTACGAACTGGCACGCCGGGTCAATCTCCGGCGCCAGGACGGTCCCGTGCTGGTGTCCCTGCTGGAGGCCACGCCCGGGTTCGCCGAGGCGATGGCCGCGGCGATCGAGAAGGCCACCCGCGAGGAGCGCGCCGGTGAGGCGGCCGTGACCGAGGAGGTCAGCGCGTGA